The following are encoded together in the Salinibacterium sp. UTAS2018 genome:
- a CDS encoding DUF4962 domain-containing protein yields MTNIAETTTPTSSTAASLSSATGRAMLIGDREQQLRSELDGSRSAQFRRLLEECERAKGMELPQEHPLASITYFGPGSANLALAYRLTGQAAYLEELRRWLAPPLSFPHWGKANLPDHDLDAGWILHGLSLAYSWAGDALRPEEKQALEDKLLLQGQRMYEFAVEKEGGWWSSSYWQNHNWICYAGLATAGYALQEKYPEAKAWTERAKDNFGKVLDSLPDDGSNNEGVVYWRYGVPWIASYLDVLRDQEGLDWFNRGTYLKETFWYRLYQAAPDLERIVDHGDCHDRRSGHPLALYYKLAAEYRIPQAQWLANKVSTEFYWREAYESGVRPGVRPEAYQELLWFDPTVEPAGPETLPPSKYFEDLGLVVGRSSWDEQASLVSFKASPGGGHKAWDQSHRQRKENGWVTLNAGHHHPDSGSFVFLGNGSYLAIDEGYSSRKLTEHHNSILIDGNGFVNEDRYHVFEELAEEFTAEILTTTIKDGWTHAVSESSAMYDRDLGVTRVRRHLVMTPGGTLVIADDLAADQPRTWTWLLQTDNAPVALGDKRWRADAGHGVMPIAALDDNAASEIVETFVHANPTSSTPSLAISKKQHTLKRVSEPTTSARFVTVLESRRWDDTAPASIHYEVSDGGVRVEIERDGVTETVSLGFDGDAPTLGATAVVGEGFQGSTSTHR; encoded by the coding sequence GTGACCAACATCGCCGAGACCACAACCCCCACATCATCGACCGCAGCTTCACTTTCGTCGGCAACGGGCCGCGCGATGCTCATCGGCGACCGCGAGCAGCAGCTGCGCAGCGAACTTGATGGCAGCAGGAGCGCGCAGTTCCGTCGACTGCTCGAGGAGTGTGAGCGCGCGAAGGGGATGGAACTTCCGCAGGAACACCCGCTGGCATCCATCACCTATTTCGGGCCGGGCTCGGCGAACCTCGCGCTAGCGTACCGCTTGACCGGTCAAGCGGCGTACCTCGAAGAGTTGCGTCGCTGGTTGGCTCCGCCGCTGTCGTTCCCCCACTGGGGAAAGGCGAATCTGCCCGACCACGACCTCGATGCCGGCTGGATTCTGCACGGGTTGTCGCTCGCCTATTCGTGGGCCGGTGACGCGCTGCGCCCCGAAGAGAAGCAGGCCCTCGAAGACAAACTGCTGCTTCAGGGCCAGCGCATGTACGAGTTCGCTGTCGAGAAGGAAGGCGGATGGTGGTCGTCGTCGTACTGGCAGAACCACAATTGGATTTGCTACGCCGGCCTCGCCACCGCCGGGTATGCCCTGCAAGAGAAGTACCCCGAAGCGAAAGCCTGGACTGAGCGCGCGAAGGACAACTTCGGCAAGGTTCTCGACTCGCTTCCCGACGACGGCTCCAACAACGAGGGTGTCGTCTATTGGCGCTACGGAGTGCCGTGGATCGCGAGCTACCTTGACGTGCTGCGCGACCAAGAGGGCCTCGACTGGTTCAACCGCGGCACCTACTTGAAGGAGACCTTCTGGTACCGCCTCTACCAAGCGGCTCCCGATCTGGAACGCATCGTTGACCACGGTGACTGCCACGATCGCCGCAGCGGGCATCCGCTCGCCCTTTATTACAAGCTCGCCGCCGAGTACCGCATTCCGCAGGCGCAGTGGTTGGCCAACAAGGTCTCGACCGAGTTCTACTGGCGCGAAGCGTACGAGAGCGGAGTGCGACCCGGCGTTCGCCCCGAGGCGTACCAAGAGCTGCTCTGGTTCGACCCCACGGTTGAGCCGGCCGGCCCGGAAACTCTCCCGCCGAGCAAGTACTTCGAAGACCTCGGGCTCGTCGTCGGGCGCAGCTCGTGGGATGAGCAAGCGAGCCTCGTCTCGTTCAAAGCATCACCCGGTGGCGGCCACAAAGCGTGGGATCAGTCGCACCGCCAGCGCAAGGAGAACGGCTGGGTCACGCTCAACGCGGGACACCACCACCCCGACTCGGGCTCGTTCGTATTTCTCGGGAACGGCTCGTACTTGGCGATCGACGAAGGCTATTCGTCGCGCAAACTCACTGAGCACCACAACTCGATCCTGATCGACGGCAACGGCTTCGTGAATGAAGACCGGTATCACGTGTTCGAAGAGCTGGCCGAGGAGTTCACGGCCGAAATTCTGACCACGACGATCAAGGATGGCTGGACCCACGCGGTAAGCGAGTCCTCCGCGATGTACGACCGCGACCTGGGAGTCACGCGGGTTCGCCGTCACCTCGTCATGACGCCAGGCGGAACCCTCGTGATCGCCGACGACCTCGCCGCCGACCAGCCCCGCACCTGGACGTGGCTGCTACAAACCGACAACGCCCCCGTTGCCCTCGGCGACAAGCGCTGGCGAGCGGATGCCGGACACGGTGTCATGCCGATCGCTGCGCTCGACGACAATGCGGCCAGTGAGATCGTCGAGACCTTCGTGCATGCCAACCCCACGTCATCCACGCCGAGCCTGGCGATTAGCAAGAAGCAGCACACGCTCAAGCGCGTGAGCGAGCCGACGACGAGTGCACGCTTTGTCACGGTGCTCGAGTCGCGTCGCTGGGATGACACTGCCCCGGCGAGCATCCACTATGAAGTGTCGGATGGTGGCGTGCGTGTGGAGATCGAGCGCGACGGCGTGACCGAAACCGTATCGTTGGGCTTCGATGGCGACGCTCCCACCCTGGGCGCAACGGCCGTCGTGGGCGAAGGATTCCAGGGGAGCACGAGTACGCACCGATGA
- a CDS encoding DUF624 domain-containing protein, whose product MRQRPQRPQGTRRSPRWETSLLGALAYPGNIFLGSLAVLILSLGIITVLPAAIAYARACADWNVTNNDKVFTNTFREFRQTWRRTLGLGVIATVVFAILVADGIFLAAQLTSTGDPLALMFAAAVMPIAAAVGVFAVALTAASTLAPEADARTWAREGFVLMLQHPRRSLLVLLTLTVVIVGSVLLPSLAPFVAIAVPVYVGVRAWGPRPPANDEQD is encoded by the coding sequence ATGAGACAACGACCGCAGCGACCGCAGGGCACGAGACGGTCTCCCCGCTGGGAGACCTCTCTGCTCGGCGCGCTCGCGTATCCGGGAAATATCTTCCTGGGGTCGCTTGCGGTTCTCATTCTGTCGCTCGGCATCATCACGGTGCTGCCGGCCGCGATTGCGTACGCCCGCGCGTGTGCCGACTGGAACGTCACGAACAACGACAAGGTGTTCACGAATACGTTCCGCGAGTTCCGCCAGACGTGGCGGCGCACGCTGGGGCTCGGGGTGATCGCGACTGTGGTGTTCGCGATTCTGGTCGCCGACGGCATCTTCCTCGCGGCGCAGTTGACTAGCACGGGCGATCCGCTCGCGCTCATGTTTGCCGCCGCGGTGATGCCGATCGCTGCTGCCGTTGGTGTGTTCGCCGTCGCGCTAACGGCTGCCTCGACACTGGCTCCCGAGGCGGATGCCCGCACCTGGGCACGTGAGGGATTCGTGCTGATGCTGCAGCATCCGCGTCGCTCGCTACTCGTGTTGCTCACGCTGACGGTCGTGATCGTGGGCTCGGTTTTGCTGCCGAGCCTCGCGCCGTTCGTGGCGATCGCGGTGCCGGTGTACGTGGGGGTGCGGGCCTGGGGTCCGCGGCCGCCCGCGAACGACGAGCAGGACTAG